AGCTGGGGGACTGGCCGGACTTGGCCGCGCGCTCCAACGCCAGGGTCCTGGTCCAATACGGCATGGCTGACCAGCTTTTCCCGGAACAGGGAATGCGCGATGCCCACCAGCACCTGTTGGAGAACCTGCCCACCCGGTACATCGGCAGTCTTTGGCAGGAACCCCACGTCTTCACCCAGGCCATGCAGGACGAGGCCGCGGCCTTCCTTGCCGCCGCCCTGAAACCAACCCCATCCGGCAGTTCCCCCGCACCTGACCTCACAAGGACAGCCTCATGACCCAGCCCTTAACAGCCTCCCCTGCGCAGGTTCACCCCCGGCTCCCCCGTGTCGCACTGGTGGGTGTCCACGGCTTCGGCGAACGGCACCTCGACAACCTTGATCGGCTGGCTGCTGCCGGTGCTTTGGACCTGGTGGCCGTCGCCGATCCGCGTCCTCCCGCCGACGGAAAACTTGGCCCTGGCGTTGAGGTCTTCCCTTCCCTCGATGAGCTGTTGGCGGCAGGGACCGCGCCGGATGTCGTGATCATTTCCACGCCGATCCAAACGCACGCTCCCCTGGCCCTGGCAGCACTCGAGGCCGGCGCCGACGTGTACCTGGAAAAGCCCCCGGTGGCCTCCATGGAGCAATACCAAAAGGTCATGGCAGCGGCCGCGAGCGCCGGCCGACTGGTGCAGGTGGGGTTCCAAAGCCTTGGCTCCGAAGCCCTCCCCGCCATTGAAGCACTGGTGACCGCGGGGGAAATTGGTGACGTCCGCGGCCTCAGCGCAACAGGTTTGTGGTTGAGGACCCAGTCCTACTTCAAGCGTTCTCGTTGGGCCGGCAAGCGGAGCCTGAACGGGACCGACGTGGTGGACGGCGTGGTCACCAACGCCTTGGCACACGCTGTGGCGACGGGACTGCGGCTTGCCGGGGCAAGAACAGTTTCGGACGTCGCCTCCGTGGAGACGGACCTCTACCGGGCCAATGACACCGAGAGCGACGACACCTCAGTGGTGAGGGTCCGAACCACCAGCGGCACTGGTTTCACGGGAGGCACTGGGTTGATGCGAGGACCGGTGCTGACGTGCGCCCTGACGTTGTGCGCACCTGTGCAGTCGGCGCCAGCTGTCACTATCTACGGCACGTTGGGGCAGTTGACGCTCTTCTATACCGAGGACCGCGTGGAGATCACCACGCCCCATGGTGTCCGGACCGAGACCTTTGGACGCACTGACCTGCTGGAGAACCTGCTGTCCGCGGACAGCGAGAAGGATCTCCTCAGCCCCCTCAGTGGCGTCGGGGCGTATGTGTCGGTGCTGGAGGCGATCCGCACCTCAGAGGCTCCCCGGCTGATCGACCCGGACTACGTCACGTGGGAAGGCGAGGGCGAGGAGGCACACCCCGTGGTGCACGGCATCGAATCGTTGATCCGCCGGGCAGCGTTGGGCCAAGCCACCTTTGCTGAGCTCGGAGCGCCGTGGACGGA
Above is a genomic segment from Arthrobacter sp. YN containing:
- a CDS encoding DUF6807 family protein, which gives rise to MTQPLTASPAQVHPRLPRVALVGVHGFGERHLDNLDRLAAAGALDLVAVADPRPPADGKLGPGVEVFPSLDELLAAGTAPDVVIISTPIQTHAPLALAALEAGADVYLEKPPVASMEQYQKVMAAAASAGRLVQVGFQSLGSEALPAIEALVTAGEIGDVRGLSATGLWLRTQSYFKRSRWAGKRSLNGTDVVDGVVTNALAHAVATGLRLAGARTVSDVASVETDLYRANDTESDDTSVVRVRTTSGTGFTGGTGLMRGPVLTCALTLCAPVQSAPAVTIYGTLGQLTLFYTEDRVEITTPHGVRTETFGRTDLLENLLSADSEKDLLSPLSGVGAYVSVLEAIRTSEAPRLIDPDYVTWEGEGEEAHPVVHGIESLIRRAALGQATFAELGAPWTESAAGSGTGPSNVAEFRVNGTPVATLQDGTRIRPTSSPRPYLHPVRTLAGTVVTDHIPEDHVWHLGAGVALQDVDGINFWGGRTYIRDAGAYVWRKDHGRIVTDSADHSDGQRREQLSWLGPDGSPVLREQREWRWAAVGHSAWKLTLDFTLESASGRPVLLGSPGSNGRPQGGYGGFFWRLPKVSDATIWTPDSRGEDAVHGTAAPWLAWSGTFDAGTAGAAHVTGDPGLGHPATLVFLASPQAPDPWFVRHSGYPGVGLSLAWDAPVTTAPGNPVHRTVTVLVTDGFLATQDIEQLISPLGEPA